TTACACCTGCAACTAACCACAAGGGCAGCATTTGGGTAAAGCTCATATTTTCTAGACCTAACTGAGGTCCATATAACATAATTCCCATTTCCATTAAAATGGCAGCTGCAATTATGCCTATTACTGAAGCCATAAAACCCAATAAACCCGCTTCTGTAAGAATACTTCCCAGTATTTCTCTGTTTGTAAAGCCTATCGCTTTAAGTACTCCAATTTCTCTTGTCCTCTCAGAAACATTAACTAACATGATGTTTACAATGCTTATAACACCCACCAGTAACGCAACGCTGGCTATGGCACTTACAAAGAGGGTTACTGTTTGCATTATATTATCTATCTGTTGTGTGTAGTCATTTTTTGTGAATGCACTTGTACCATTTATAGAACTTTCTATTTCTTTTTTAACAGTATCTGGATCGCCTTTAGTATTTGCAGAAATAGTAGATACATTATTATGGTTCATATCAAGAGCCTTATCTATGTTTATGAATACAAGCCCTATTCCGAACCCGCCTTCGTTGGTTGTCCCAGTTACTGTTAATTTATGGTCTTTAATAGTTATGTTACTTCCAATTTTATAATTAAAATCATCAGCAAGTGATTTACTTATAACAACGCCAGGGGTACCGTTAATTTTTATCTGATTCCAGTCGCTGATTCCTTCAACAACTATCTGCATGTTGTTTAATTGGGTGTAGAATTGTGATTCTTTTTTAATATCGTAAAGTTGGGGCATGTTTTCTATTTTGGAAACTGCAGCAGAGTTTAGAAATGTGTCGCCGGTAGATCCTGTGATTCCTGATCCGCCGGAGCTGTTTACTATGGTAATATCACCCATAAGTGATTCAGTTTCCTCTTTCATGTAGGACGTCATCCCTGTACCAATACCCATAAGTACCACTAGGGCAGTAACGCCTATAATCACACCCAGCATAGTTAGGGCGCTTCTAAGTTTTCTTCTTTTAAAATTTTTAAAAGATAGTTTATAAATGCTCATTTGAAACCTCCAAACATACAATAAATCTAAGTAATGCATTTAATTATACAGATATTACATTTTATTCAATAACTTATTACAAAATTAATTATCATAGTTCTATGTCCTCCAGTTCGAATACTTCCTCAATGTATCCCCTTTTGAGAGCTTTAGTAATTCTGTAGGCTAAAATTAGAGAGGGGTTATACCTACCCTGTTCTAAAGCTATAATTGTCTGCCGTGTTACTTCAACAGCTTCTGCTAACTCCTCTTGAGTCATTTTAAGTTCTTTTCTATATTCTTTAATTCTTGTTTTCATAGGTGTTCTTCCATGAAATTGTATACAAGCACAAAAACACGCAGATGATTAAAATAATATGTTTGGAGGTTCCTGCCGAATTTGTACTGTATTGACATACGTAAAGCGCCCCTTATGGAAAAATTATTTTGTTATTACTTCTTCCCGGAAGTTGTAAAAGAAATATGAAAGTACACAGATTATTATACTGCCTGAAAAAAGCAGAGTGAATGCTTGTGGGAAGTAAGACATATCTTTAGTCATGCTTATGTAAATTAAAGATATCGCACCTGCGAATATAACATAAAGAAATGTATTTCGGGTTGCCAGTCCAACATTTGCCTGTAACCTTTCATCATTTTTGTCGTAAATTGTGAAATAGACCACAAATGCTGCAAAGCCTGCAAATCCAATGTTTCCAGTTACAAAATACAGCAAACTCAGCGGGCTTAAAAATCCTAAGTACCATAATGCGTTTTTCATTTTAATTCTCCTTTTCCAGTTTATGTCTGGTTATAT
This genomic window from Methanobacterium veterum contains:
- a CDS encoding ABC transporter permease, giving the protein MSIYKLSFKNFKRRKLRSALTMLGVIIGVTALVVLMGIGTGMTSYMKEETESLMGDITIVNSSGGSGITGSTGDTFLNSAAVSKIENMPQLYDIKKESQFYTQLNNMQIVVEGISDWNQIKINGTPGVVISKSLADDFNYKIGSNITIKDHKLTVTGTTNEGGFGIGLVFINIDKALDMNHNNVSTISANTKGDPDTVKKEIESSINGTSAFTKNDYTQQIDNIMQTVTLFVSAIASVALLVGVISIVNIMLVNVSERTREIGVLKAIGFTNREILGSILTEAGLLGFMASVIGIIAAAILMEMGIMLYGPQLGLENMSFTQMLPLWLVAGVIVGATILSVLAGLYPAWRASKLNVVEALRYE
- a CDS encoding helix-turn-helix transcriptional regulator, with protein sequence MKTRIKEYRKELKMTQEELAEAVEVTRQTIIALEQGRYNPSLILAYRITKALKRGYIEEVFELEDIEL